A single genomic interval of Rhododendron vialii isolate Sample 1 chromosome 3a, ASM3025357v1 harbors:
- the LOC131318970 gene encoding agamous-like MADS-box protein MADS3 isoform X2 — translation MGRGKVVLERIENKINRQVTFSKRRSGLMKKAYELSVLCDAEVALIISSSRGKFSEFGSTSISQTIERYRQHCYAAQVNNAHGHEPECSRQELTRLEATYESLLHTQRHLLGEDLGKLDVDDLQNLEKQLDRALSKAREKKEHGLEERNKQLKAKLEEEEEEHVRAIQGLWTSSFAVGNTGIQVQPGHDQPDLNFGGRIVLSKEATTLPEDNCNLPHEWLL, via the exons atgGGGAGAGGTAAGGTGGTGTTGGAGAGGATAGAGAACAAGATCAACCGGCAAGTGACGTTCTCGAAGCGGCGGAGTGGGCTGATGAAGAAAGCGTACGAGCTCTCCGTCTTGTGCGACGCGGAGGTGGCTCTGATCATCTCCTCCAGCCGCGGCAAGTTCTCCGAGTTCGGAAGCACGAG CATAAGCCAAACAATTGAGCGTTACCGGCAGCATTGTTACGCAGCTCAAGTCAACAATGCTCATGGGCATGAACcagag TGTTCGAGGCAAGAGCTCACAAGGCTAGAGGCCACATACGAATCCCTTCTGCACACACAAAG GCATTTGCTAGGAGAAGATCTTGGAAAACTTGATGTGGATGATTTGCAAAATCTTGAGAAACAGCTGGACCGGGCGCTCTCAAAAGCAAGAGAAAAGAAG GAGCATGGTcttgaagagagaaataagcAGCTCAAAGCAAAG cttgaggaagaagaagaagaacatgtTCGAGCTATTCAAGGTTTATGGACTTCTAGTTTCGCAGTTGGCAACACTGGTATTCAGGTGCAACCTGGTCATGATCAGCCCGACTTAAATTTTGG GGGTAGAATTGTCCTGTCAAAAGAAGCAACGACCCTGCCTGAAGACAACTGCAACCTTCCTCATGAATGGCTTCTTtga
- the LOC131318970 gene encoding agamous-like MADS-box protein MADS3 isoform X1 yields the protein MGRGKVVLERIENKINRQVTFSKRRSGLMKKAYELSVLCDAEVALIISSSRGKFSEFGSTSISQTIERYRQHCYAAQVNNAHGHEPECSRQELTRLEATYESLLHTQRHLLGEDLGKLDVDDLQNLEKQLDRALSKAREKKTNMLMKQMEALREMEHGLEERNKQLKAKLEEEEEEHVRAIQGLWTSSFAVGNTGIQVQPGHDQPDLNFGGRIVLSKEATTLPEDNCNLPHEWLL from the exons atgGGGAGAGGTAAGGTGGTGTTGGAGAGGATAGAGAACAAGATCAACCGGCAAGTGACGTTCTCGAAGCGGCGGAGTGGGCTGATGAAGAAAGCGTACGAGCTCTCCGTCTTGTGCGACGCGGAGGTGGCTCTGATCATCTCCTCCAGCCGCGGCAAGTTCTCCGAGTTCGGAAGCACGAG CATAAGCCAAACAATTGAGCGTTACCGGCAGCATTGTTACGCAGCTCAAGTCAACAATGCTCATGGGCATGAACcagag TGTTCGAGGCAAGAGCTCACAAGGCTAGAGGCCACATACGAATCCCTTCTGCACACACAAAG GCATTTGCTAGGAGAAGATCTTGGAAAACTTGATGTGGATGATTTGCAAAATCTTGAGAAACAGCTGGACCGGGCGCTCTCAAAAGCAAGAGAAAAGAAG ACAAATATGCTGATGAAGCAAATGGAAGCATTACGCGAAATG GAGCATGGTcttgaagagagaaataagcAGCTCAAAGCAAAG cttgaggaagaagaagaagaacatgtTCGAGCTATTCAAGGTTTATGGACTTCTAGTTTCGCAGTTGGCAACACTGGTATTCAGGTGCAACCTGGTCATGATCAGCCCGACTTAAATTTTGG GGGTAGAATTGTCCTGTCAAAAGAAGCAACGACCCTGCCTGAAGACAACTGCAACCTTCCTCATGAATGGCTTCTTtga